One region of Pagrus major chromosome 7, Pma_NU_1.0 genomic DNA includes:
- the LOC140999107 gene encoding uncharacterized protein, whose product MNPSPDRGKECLPPKKRESRQGSTEHQVPLDEFKPPVPLRNRSSIGGGEGGREVNDRDRALINPNPHLLHTPPPLPAPAPGLPLPLPWHLGYSPSVSLPLFPGQVGERRGSGSPAWRDDPLSSPLTHHSRWLRGEGPLSLPPSPSSSSTSSFKTPFPADSREMWSYINSSRRETSSSLFSPSYLFSHHSLYPQEPSLVDARHRYLGKRPNGLDGPGSRTASTSRPLLTGDYGNDSSRTRLDISPHSSHTNGGRRQQEDLTPRGHSGGPFLSDSQAQEVSEPHSSLQDRHPHGIVKTSSNLLSTSPHPLGLVPRASRGGLLDPLGATPAEAQIYYSLGSVCHPSPQAQAYPLYSPSGTPLYNLHREPGPRQHNLRNSPHSPLGLPNSHDRSQRDRDRDQERDRDKVLQRDRERGKDKDKEKHLQHDKDQERDSERERRRDRERDRGRELSPSHHHTSPPALHPSPPALLPHFTKGSLIELASGRLKRVEELRTEDFLRSADTSPEFHLSTCTVLLISPSNSQGFSHLQVHLTDLNTQELLKVLVEYPFFVQDRGWSSCCPQRTSQLYGLPCRQLMEGDVCLALTPTPTQTHRTHSRTGSRIHRTQHPSRSAGESSSSHREEMPPPPPPPPLPHHPTPTAPAPPRALAAEPLVQEQPRPRKRRWSAPDTLPSTRADAPSLLDLPHGSKLMKWQ is encoded by the exons ATGAATCCCAGCCCCGACCGCGGCAAAGAGTGCCTCCCTCCCAAGAAGAGGGAGTCTCGGCAAGGATCGACAGAACACCAAGTCCCTCTGGACGAGTTTAAACCACCTGTGCCGCTCCGGAATCGGTCCAGCAtagggggaggggagggaggcagggaggtcAATGACAGGGACCGAGCTCTTATTAACCCAAACCCCCATCTCCTACATactcctccacccctccctgCTCCAGCGCCAGGCCTCCCCCTGCCCCTACCATGGCACCTGGGCtactctccctctgtctctcttcccctTTTCCCAGGGCAGGTCGGCGAAAGGAGGGGCTCAGGGTCTCCCGCCTGGAGAGATGAtcctctctcctcacccctGACCCACCACTCCAGGTGGCTTCGAGGGGAAGGGCCCCTCTCCTTGCCACCATCcccatcttcctcctccacttcctcctttaAGACTCCTTTCCCAGCCGATTCTCGAGAGATGTGGTCCTACATTAACAGCAGCCGGCGGGAaaccagctcctctctcttctccccgTCATATTTGTTTAGCCACCACTCTCTCTACCCCCAAGAGCCAAGCTTAGTTGACGCTAGACACAGGTACTTGGGAAAGAGGCCCAATGGCCTGGATGGGCCAGGCAGCAGGACTGCCTCAACCTCCAGGCCTCTGCTCACAGGAGATTATGGGAATGATAGCAGCAGAACCAGGCTGGACATTAGTCCACACAGCTCCCACACCAATGGTGGACGGAGACAGCAGGAAGATCTAACACCCCGTGGCCATTCTGGAGGGCCATTTTTGTCAGACTCTCAAGCTCAGGAGGTCTCTGAGCCACATTCCTCACTGCAGGACAGGCATCCGCATGGGATAGTGAAGACCAGCTCCAATTTACTCTCCACCAGTCCCCATCCCCTGGGACTAGTCCCCAGGGCTAGTAGAGGGGGACTACTGGACCCCCTAGGGGCCACACCAGCTGAGGCCCAGATCTACTACTCCTTGGGATCAGTGTGCCACCCCAGCCCTCAGGCCCAGGCTTACCCACTCTACAGCCCCTCAGGAACTCCTCTGTACAACCTGCACAGGGAGCCAGGCCCCAGGCAGCACAATCTAAGGAACTCACCACACTCACCCCTGGGTCTGCCTAACAGCCATGACAGGTCACAAAGAGACCGGGACAGAGAccaagaaagagacagagacaaagtcCTACAAAGGGACAGGGAGCGAggtaaagacaaagacaaagagaagcacttacAACATGACAAAGACCAAGAAAGAGACAGTGAGCGCGAGAGACGAcgggacagagaaagagacagagggagagagttaTCTCCTTCCCATCATCACACCTCACCCCCTGCCCTTCACCCATCTCCCCCAGCGCTCCTACCTCACTTCACCAAGGGTTCCCTGATTGAGTTGGCCAGCGGGCGGTTGAAGCGGGTGGAGGAGCTGCGAACGGAGGACTTCCTGAGGAGTGCGGACACCTCTCCGGAGTTCCACCTCAGCACCTGCACTGTGCTGCTGATTTCTCCCAGCAATTCACAGGGCTTCAGCCACCTGCAGGTTCACCTCACAGACCTCAACACTCAG GAGTTACTGAAGGTCTTGGTGGAGTATCCGTTCTTTGTGCAGGACCGAGGCTGGTCTTCTTGCTGTCCCCAGAGAACCTCACAGCTGTATGGCCTGCCCTGCCGGCAGCTCATGGAGGGGGATGTCTGCCTGGCTCTCACCCCTACGCCAACCCAAACCCATCGGACACACTCGCGTACCGGCTCAAGGATCCATCGCACCCAACATCCCTCAAGGTCTGCGGGAGAGTCCAGCAGCTCGCACAGGGAGGAGatgccccctcctcctccaccgcccCCTCTTCCTCACCACCCGACTCCCACAGCGCCGGCACCTCCACGCGCTCTGGCTGCAGAGCCTCTCGTTCAGGAGCAGCCACGTCCACGCAAACGGCGCTGGTCTGCCCCGGACACCCTCCCCTCAACCAGAGCTGATGCTCCCAGCCTCCTGGATTTACCTCATGGCTCCAAGCTAATGAAGTGGCAGTAG